A single genomic interval of Cucumis sativus cultivar 9930 chromosome 5, Cucumber_9930_V3, whole genome shotgun sequence harbors:
- the LOC105435697 gene encoding transcription factor TCP12, with protein MMMMKHQDMFGCNTNITEINHILLNPLNPSISSMDDHQQQQHQEDQILINSYDDHDFHYFPHPFLDDDDLFLSHFLSQQQQFFEQRDQQLDETTKKMKKKKKLCGSSSSRKNGSNSTKRRGKKDRHSKIYTAQGPRDRRMRLSLQIARKFFDLQDMLGFDKASKTIEWLLLNSNSAIKDLKQAYFFKYSNSGQSSEVVSEINDNNGVFNVAASNLYQEQDQEDVAFTGGFKDKIKSRTLRTVAREARDRARARARQRTLLKNTLLPNPPITSSISQHFDHLSGNNNISSSSNNNNNTYLDYYPTFSCPSTSIFLPSPLPLPYSFTDSTLLKLP; from the coding sequence atgatgatgatgaaacACCAAGACATGTTTGGTTGTAACACCAACATCACTGAAATTAATCACATTCTTTTAAATCCTCTAAACCCTAGCATCTCCTCAATGGATGatcatcaacaacaacaacatcaaGAGGATCAAATCCTCATCAACTCATATGATGATCATGATTTTCATTATTTCCCACATCCTTTTCTTGATGACGACGACCTATTTTTAAGCCATTTTCTatcacaacaacaacaattctTCGAACAACGAGATCAGCAACTTGACGAAACGacgaaaaagatgaagaagaagaagaaattgtgtggaagtagtagtagtagaaAAAATGGGAGCAACTCTACAAAGAGAAGAGGGAAGAAGGATAGACATAGTAAGATCTACACAGCACAAGGCCCAAGAGACCGTAGAATGAGGCTGTCCCTTCAAATTGCAAGGAAATTCTTTGATCTTCAAGACATGCTAGGCTTTGACAAAGCTAGTAAAACTATAGAGTGGCTTCTTCTTAACTCAAATTCAGCCATTAAAGATCTCAAACAAGCCTACTTCTTTAAGTACTCAAATTCTGGCCAATCAAGTGAGGTTGTGTCAGAGATTAATGATAACAATGGTGTTTTTAATGTTGCTGCTTCTAATCTATATCAAGAACAAGATCAAGAAGATGTTGCGTTTACGGGCGGTTTTAAAGACAAGATCAAAAGCAGGACGTTACGAACCGTTGCGAGAGAGGCGAGGGATAGGGCGAGAGCTAGGGCAAGACAAAGAACACTCTTGAAAAATACTTTACTACCAAACCCTCCTAttacttcttccatttctcaaCATTTTGATCATCTCTCAGGTAATAACAATattagtagtagtagtaataataataataatacctATCTTGATTATTATCCTACATTTTCTTGCCCTAGTACTTCCATTTTCCTTCCTTCTCCACTTCCCTTACCCTACTCTTTTACTGATTCCACATTACTTAAATTGccctaa
- the LOC101222340 gene encoding pentatricopeptide repeat-containing protein At3g09040, mitochondrial, whose amino-acid sequence MKISALGTGLVSLTNRVFKFHPSFERFLSYSCNISIGRDPKTIATALSLSENTKSLILGAQVHGHMCKLGFDYDTFSMNNLLKMYCRCGFMCEGFKVFEEMPQRNVVSWSLITSSLSKNGEFELCLESFLEMMRDGLMPTEFAFGSVMKACADVEAYGFGSGVHCLSWKIGMEQNVFVGGSTLSMYARLGDITSAELVFEWMEKVDVGCWNAMIGGYTNCGLSLEALSAVSLLNSEGIKMDKFTIVSAIKACSLIQDLDSGKELHGFILRRGLISTAAMNALMDMYLISDRKNSVLKIFNSMQTRDIISWNTVFGGSSNEKEIVDLFGKFVIEGMKPNHITFSVLFRQCGVLLDSRLGFQFFSLAVHLGCLDETRVLSSIISMFSQFGLMEMVHSVFDSLVFKPVSAWNQFILAYSSNSFEMEAFRTFSSLLRYGVVANEYTFSIIIETACKFENPWMCRQLHCASLKAGFGSHKYVSCSLIKCYILIGSLESSFEIFNQLEIVDMATYGAVISTLVHQNHMYEAIMFLNILMESGKKPDEFTFGSILNGCSSRAAYHQTKAIHSLVEKMGFGFHVHVASAIIDAYAKCGDIGSAQGAFEQSCQSNDVIVYNSMMMAYAHHGLAWEAIQTFEKMRIAKVQPSQASFVSVISACGHMGLVEQGRSLFQTMKSDYNMTPSRDNYGCLVDMLSRNGFLYDARYIIESMPFSPWPAILRSLLSGCRIYGNRELGQWTAEKLLSLAPQNLATHVLLSKVYSEGNSWEDAANIRKEMTDRGVLKDPGYSRVEI is encoded by the coding sequence ATGAAAATCTCAGCATTAGGAACTGGTTTAGTTTCTTTAACTAATAGAGTCTTTAAATTCCATCCATCTTTTGAACGCTTCTTATCTTATTCTTGTAATATCTCAATTGGTAGAGACCCCAAAACCATTGCCACTGCTCTCTCTCTATctgaaaatacaaaatcattgATTTTAGGTGCTCAAGTACATGGTCATATGTGTAAGTTGGGGTTCGATTATGATACTTTCTCCATGAATAATCTGCTGAAGATGTACTGTAGATGTGGGTTTATGTGTGAAGGCTTTAAGGTGTTTGAAGAAATGCCTCAGAGAAATGTAGTGTCTTGGAGTTTGATCACTTCAAGTTTGTCTAAGAATGGTGAGTTTGAATTGTGCTTGGAGAGTTTTTTGGAGATGATGAGGGATGGGTTGATGCCTACTGAGTTTGCTTTTGGTAGTGTTATGAAGGCGTGTGCGGATGTTGAAGCCTATGGATTTGGTTCGGGTGTTCATTGTCTTTCTTGGAAAATTGGGATGGAGCAGAATGTCTTTGTTGGTGGTTCAACTTTGAGCATGTATGCAAGGCTTGGGGATATTACTTCAGCTGAGTTGGTTTTTGAATGGATGGAGAAAGTAGATGTTGGTTGTTGGAATGCCATGATTGGAGGCTATACTAACTGCGGTCTTAGCTTGGAAGCCCTGAGTGCTGTATCTTTGTTAAACAGCGAGGGTATAAAGATGGACAAGTTCACCATTGTTAGTGCTATCAAAGCATGCTCGTTAATTCAGGATTTAGATTCTGGAAAAGAGCTTCATGGGTTCATCCTTCGGCGAGGATTAATATCCACTGCAGCAATGAATGCTCTCATGGATATGTACTTAATAAGTGACAGGAAGAACTCTGTTCTAAAAATCTTTAACAGTATGCAAACCAGAGACATTATATCATGGAACACAGTATTTGGAGGCTCCtccaatgaaaaagaaatcgtGGACTTGTTTGGCAAGTTCGTGATAGAAGGCATGAAGCCTAACCATATCACTTTCTCAGTGCTATTTCGGCAATGTGGAGTACTACTTGATTCCAGACTTGGGTTTCAGTTCTTTTCTCTTGCAGTACATTTAGGTTGTCTTGATGAAACTAGGGTGTTGAGCTCAATTATTAGTATGTTTTCTCAATTTGGGTTAATGGAGATGGTACACTCAGTATTTGACTCTCTAGTTTTCAAACCTGTATCTGCTTGGAATCAGTTTATTTTGGCATATAGTTCGAATTCTTTTGAAATGGAAGCCTTCAGAACCTTTTCCAGTCTATTGAGATATGGTGTTGTAGCAAATGAGTATACTTTTTCCATCATTATAGAGACTGCCTGCAAATTTGAGAACCCATGGATGTGCAGACAACTTCATTGTGCTTCATTGAAGGCTGGTTTTGGTTCTCACAAGTATGTTTCCTGttcattgataaaatgctATATCTTAATAGGATCTCTTGAAAGTTCCTTTGAGATCTTTAATCAACTTGAGATTGTAGACATGGCGACCTATGGAGCTGTGATATCTACCTTGGTTCACCAAAATCACATGTATGAAGCCATTATGTTTCTGAATATTCTAATGGAATCTGGCAAGAAGCCCGACGAATTTACCTTCGGCAGCATATTGAATGGCTGCTCTAGCAGGGCGGCTTATCACCAAACAAAAGCAATCCATTCACTTGTAGAAAAGATGGGATTTGGCTTCCATGTGCATGTTGCTAGTGCAATTATAGATGCATATGCAAAATGTGGCGATATAGGAAGTGCACAAGGAGCATTCGAACAGTCATGTCAGTCCAATGACGTTATTGTATATAATTCTATGATGATGGCATATGCTCATCATGGTCTTGCTTGGGAAGCGATCCAAACTTTTGAGAAAATGAGGATAGCTAAAGTACAGCCTAGTCAAGCCTCATTTGTCTCAGTTATTTCAGCCTGTGGTCACATGGGTCTTGTAGAACAAGGTCGTTCTCTGTTTCAAACAATGAAGTCGGATTATAATATGACACCATCTCGTGACAATTACGGTTGCTTAGTCGATATGCTGTCAAGGAATGGATTCCTTTATGATGCTCGATATATAATTGAGTCAATGCCATTTTCACCTTGGCCTGCCATATTGAGATCTTTGCTCAGTGGATGTAGGATCTATGGAAATAGAGAATTGGGGCAATGGACTGCTGAAAAATTACTTTCACTGGCTCCACAAAATCTTGCAACCCATGTATTATTATCAAAGGTTTATTCTGAAGGGAATAGTTGGGAAGATGCTGCAAATATAAGAAAGGAGATGACGGATAGAGGGGTTCTGAAAGACCCAGGATATAGCAGAGTTGAgatataa